One part of the Haemophilus parainfluenzae genome encodes these proteins:
- the xseB gene encoding exodeoxyribonuclease VII small subunit yields MARKPANAEPDFETTLAQLETIVTKLESGELPLEDALKEFENGIKLAQLGQERLQQAEQRIQILLQKSETAPLSDYQGDE; encoded by the coding sequence ATGGCGCGTAAACCAGCAAATGCTGAACCTGATTTTGAAACAACACTTGCACAATTGGAAACGATTGTGACAAAGCTTGAAAGCGGTGAATTGCCATTGGAAGATGCGCTGAAAGAATTTGAGAACGGCATTAAATTGGCTCAACTTGGTCAAGAGCGCTTGCAACAAGCAGAACAACGTATTCAAATTTTGTTACAAAAAAGCGAAACCGCCCCTTTAAGTGATTATCAAGGGGACGAGTAA